One genomic region from Flagellimonas oceani encodes:
- a CDS encoding collagen-like protein — protein sequence MKVLKLCSIAMLAMSITLVSCSGEDGETGPIGPAGPQGEQGEQGPQGEQGEQGNANVRTFDYLINDYSSDTIEITLTNFIDEGLDVTNFALLFYLESTGDPNDRWYSIPGPIDQFQRYTKVIVLEQDSEVKIDFFNVDHTPYVFPAGKFNMLRIVAIDLGNGTAKTSKEDAMSELKSAGVDTSDYNQVAAYFGLN from the coding sequence ATGAAAGTATTAAAATTATGTAGTATCGCCATGTTGGCCATGTCAATAACGTTGGTTTCCTGTTCTGGAGAAGATGGGGAAACCGGACCAATCGGACCTGCAGGTCCCCAAGGTGAGCAGGGGGAACAAGGCCCTCAAGGCGAGCAAGGTGAACAGGGAAATGCAAATGTTCGCACTTTTGACTATCTGATTAACGACTATTCATCAGATACTATTGAAATTACACTTACTAATTTTATCGATGAAGGATTGGATGTTACCAATTTTGCACTTTTATTTTATCTAGAATCTACAGGTGATCCAAATGATAGATGGTATTCAATCCCAGGTCCAATAGACCAGTTTCAAAGGTATACCAAAGTTATAGTTTTAGAGCAGGACAGTGAAGTTAAAATCGATTTTTTTAACGTAGATCACACGCCTTATGTGTTTCCTGCAGGAAAGTTCAATATGCTAAGAATTGTTGCTATTGATTTGGGCAACGGCACAGCTAAAACAAGTAAAGAAGATGCAATGTCCGAACTAAAATCCGCAGGGGTTGACACTTCGGATTATAATCAAGTAGCAGCGTATTTTGGATTAAATTAA
- a CDS encoding Gfo/Idh/MocA family protein — MQRRKFIRNAAAASAAFSIVPSHVLGKTHIPPSDTLYVAGFGVGGRGNSVINGLNDTGRVKFVAFCDVDDRRAQQTHEQFPDVKRYKDFRKVFDAHLGDIDAIAVASPDHTHATISLPFMREKKHAYVEKPLTHNIYEARLMTQVAKEQGIVTQMGNQGASSDGSRIAREWVESGIIGKVHTIDCWTNRPVWPQGVPLPTEKDRIPKGLDWDLWLGPAKMRDYNDAYLPFKWRGFWDFGTGALGDMGCHIMETPFSVLDLGYPTEAEASCTTVWVDDFVEADYSHSCPPSSKIHLKFEHEEHGDIALNWYDGGLKPDLPDELKDDETIGDSGGGSIFYGDKGILICDTYSRNARLLPSEMMDLYKSPAPKYDRVPGGIDGHFANFVDGCQNGTPTSSNFEKAGRLTETVLMGNLAVKAYQYKELKEGKKLGDWDPYGFPGRRKLFWDGDNMKITNYDKANEWVTRDYRDGWELK, encoded by the coding sequence ATGCAAAGAAGAAAATTCATCAGAAATGCCGCTGCTGCTTCGGCCGCATTTTCGATTGTACCCAGTCACGTACTGGGGAAAACCCACATTCCTCCCAGCGACACCCTTTATGTGGCCGGATTTGGAGTCGGCGGAAGGGGAAATTCAGTAATAAATGGCCTTAACGATACGGGAAGGGTGAAATTTGTTGCCTTTTGCGATGTGGATGACCGTCGCGCCCAACAAACCCACGAGCAGTTCCCCGATGTAAAACGGTATAAAGATTTTAGAAAGGTCTTTGATGCGCATTTGGGCGACATCGATGCCATTGCCGTGGCAAGTCCGGACCACACGCATGCAACCATTTCCTTGCCCTTTATGCGAGAGAAAAAACATGCCTACGTGGAAAAACCGCTTACCCATAATATTTACGAGGCCCGTTTGATGACGCAGGTCGCCAAAGAGCAGGGCATTGTGACCCAAATGGGAAACCAAGGCGCATCCAGTGATGGTAGCCGAATCGCGCGCGAATGGGTAGAATCCGGCATTATCGGAAAAGTACATACCATAGATTGTTGGACCAACCGACCTGTATGGCCGCAGGGTGTTCCCTTACCAACAGAAAAAGACCGAATTCCCAAGGGATTGGATTGGGACCTTTGGTTGGGCCCTGCCAAAATGAGGGATTACAACGATGCGTATCTACCATTTAAATGGAGAGGTTTCTGGGATTTCGGAACAGGTGCCTTGGGCGACATGGGATGCCATATTATGGAAACACCTTTTAGTGTCCTTGATCTAGGATATCCTACCGAGGCAGAGGCCAGTTGCACCACGGTTTGGGTGGATGATTTTGTAGAGGCGGATTACAGCCACTCCTGTCCTCCTTCATCCAAGATCCATTTAAAGTTTGAGCACGAAGAACACGGCGACATTGCATTGAACTGGTACGATGGTGGCTTAAAACCGGACCTACCGGACGAGCTTAAAGATGATGAGACCATTGGCGATTCCGGTGGAGGAAGTATTTTTTATGGCGACAAAGGCATTTTGATTTGCGATACCTATTCCCGAAATGCTAGATTGCTACCTTCCGAAATGATGGATCTATATAAATCACCAGCCCCTAAATATGATAGGGTGCCGGGCGGAATCGATGGGCACTTTGCCAATTTTGTGGATGGTTGCCAAAACGGTACACCGACTTCTTCCAATTTTGAAAAAGCAGGACGGCTTACCGAGACCGTACTGATGGGCAACTTGGCCGTAAAAGCGTATCAATACAAAGAGCTGAAGGAAGGAAAAAAACTTGGGGATTGGGATCCTTATGGTTTTCCCGGTCGAAGAAAGCTTTTCTGGGACGGCGACAATATGAAGATTACCAATTACGATAAAGCCAACGAATGGGTAACCCGCGATTACCGTGATGGCTGGGAATTGAAATAA
- a CDS encoding sensor histidine kinase: MITLVVVASVLIAGVTVYQYKEQGNDYHNERLERKEEQLIKSINYTLKETTYPVTTENLHLIFSEEIYEIANIQNVNFNIYDLEGNLIKNSRPSFESNSIATCLDAEVLNFLRESGETRFVEEKRAAGDNYQAIYTYIYDLKFKPIGIMNLPYFEDNTFNNMELREFLFRLGMVYVLMLVVAIFLAYFISKYITRSLQTISDKINRTNLTHQNEKIYLESPGEEIAKLVDSYNRMIDELEESAVKLARSEREQAWREMAKQVAHEIKNPLTPLRLTVQSFERKFDPGDPEIQKKVKEFSKTLIQQIDTMSNIATAFSSFADMPAQQNETLNVVKVVKLALEIFNEDYIHFITDEDEVVAKLDRTQLIRVITNLVKNAIQAIPEVESPRILVTVATVGDRVKISVADNGLGIADEHKHRIFEPKFTTKSSGTGLGLGMVKNIVENYGGTITFTSKVGKGTVFTIDFPKEQKN; this comes from the coding sequence ATGATCACATTGGTTGTGGTTGCTTCTGTGTTGATTGCAGGGGTTACGGTGTACCAATACAAAGAACAAGGGAACGATTACCACAACGAACGGTTGGAGCGAAAGGAAGAACAGCTCATCAAGAGTATCAACTATACGCTGAAGGAAACCACTTATCCGGTCACTACCGAAAATTTGCACCTGATTTTTAGCGAGGAGATCTATGAAATTGCCAACATCCAGAACGTAAACTTCAATATTTATGATCTTGAGGGCAACTTGATAAAAAATTCAAGACCTAGCTTTGAATCCAACTCCATTGCCACCTGTTTGGATGCCGAAGTGCTCAATTTTTTACGGGAAAGTGGGGAAACACGGTTTGTAGAGGAAAAAAGGGCCGCTGGAGATAATTATCAGGCCATCTATACCTATATCTACGACTTAAAGTTCAAGCCCATCGGCATTATGAACCTGCCCTATTTTGAGGATAACACCTTCAACAATATGGAACTGCGGGAGTTTCTCTTCCGATTGGGCATGGTGTATGTTCTGATGCTTGTGGTCGCCATCTTTTTGGCATATTTCATTTCAAAATACATTACAAGGTCGTTGCAGACGATTTCGGATAAGATCAACCGCACCAATCTGACCCATCAGAACGAAAAAATCTATTTGGAAAGCCCAGGGGAGGAGATTGCCAAGTTGGTGGATTCTTACAACCGAATGATAGATGAGCTCGAAGAAAGTGCGGTAAAATTGGCCCGTAGCGAGCGTGAGCAAGCTTGGCGTGAGATGGCGAAGCAAGTGGCGCACGAAATCAAGAACCCGTTAACGCCCCTTCGTCTCACGGTTCAGAGTTTTGAACGGAAGTTCGACCCCGGCGACCCCGAGATACAAAAAAAGGTAAAGGAGTTTTCCAAGACATTGATCCAGCAAATCGATACCATGAGCAACATTGCCACTGCTTTTTCCAGTTTTGCCGATATGCCCGCCCAGCAGAACGAAACCTTGAACGTGGTAAAAGTGGTAAAGTTGGCGTTGGAAATCTTTAACGAGGATTATATTCATTTTATAACAGATGAGGATGAGGTAGTGGCCAAACTGGACCGTACCCAATTGATACGGGTGATCACCAATTTGGTCAAGAATGCGATCCAGGCCATTCCCGAAGTGGAATCCCCAAGGATTTTGGTCACTGTGGCAACAGTGGGCGATCGGGTAAAGATTTCGGTCGCGGATAACGGTCTAGGCATCGCCGATGAGCACAAACATCGCATTTTTGAGCCCAAGTTCACCACCAAATCCAGTGGAACCGGACTAGGTCTGGGTATGGTAAAGAACATTGTGGAAAACTATGGCGGAACCATTACCTTTACTTCAAAGGTTGGAAAAGGGACCGTGTTTACCATCGATTTTCCAAAGGAACAGAAGAATTAA
- a CDS encoding enoyl-CoA hydratase/isomerase family protein — protein MEYENIYIEEENNLATITINRPKKLNALNIRTIEELHEAFRELDEDPDTKVIIITGSGDKAFVAGADISEFADFSVKEGRQLAAAGQKNLFDFVENLSTPVIAAINGFALGGGLELAMACHFRVASSNARMGLPEVSLGVIPGYGGTQRLPQLVGKGRAMEMIMTAGMIDSDKAFGYGLVNHVVSSEELLPFCTKIASRISNNSTVAIKHAIKAINAGFKYDADGYSVEIDAFGTCFGTDDFKEGTTAFLEKRQADFPGS, from the coding sequence ATGGAATACGAAAACATTTACATTGAAGAAGAGAACAATTTGGCCACCATTACCATAAACAGGCCCAAAAAGCTCAATGCCTTGAACATTAGGACCATTGAGGAGCTCCACGAAGCTTTCAGGGAATTGGATGAAGACCCCGATACCAAGGTCATAATCATTACGGGGAGTGGCGATAAGGCTTTTGTGGCAGGTGCCGATATTTCCGAATTCGCCGATTTTTCGGTGAAGGAGGGACGACAATTGGCGGCAGCGGGCCAGAAGAATCTCTTCGATTTTGTGGAGAACCTATCGACACCTGTAATTGCGGCAATAAACGGTTTTGCGCTGGGCGGTGGATTGGAACTGGCCATGGCATGCCATTTTAGGGTGGCCAGCAGCAATGCCCGAATGGGACTGCCCGAAGTGTCCTTGGGCGTAATTCCCGGGTATGGCGGCACACAGCGCCTGCCACAGTTGGTGGGCAAGGGCCGTGCCATGGAAATGATCATGACGGCCGGTATGATCGACTCGGACAAGGCCTTTGGTTATGGACTGGTGAACCATGTCGTATCCAGCGAGGAATTGTTGCCCTTTTGCACCAAAATTGCGAGCAGGATATCGAATAATTCCACAGTTGCCATAAAACACGCAATAAAAGCTATAAATGCAGGTTTTAAGTATGACGCTGATGGCTATTCGGTGGAGATTGATGCTTTTGGCACATGCTTTGGGACCGACGATTTTAAAGAGGGGACCACGGCATTTTTGGAAAAGCGCCAAGCAGATTTCCCTGGATCATGA
- a CDS encoding lysophospholipid acyltransferase family protein — MLKLLSYPLTVLFFLLFGLVLVIFHPIQWFCLKVLGYDAHKQSVSILNWFIMRCTNVLGTRYSFKNEQNIPTDRPLIIVTNHQSMYDIPPIIWYMRKHHPKFVSKIELGKGIPSVSYNLRHGGSALIDRKDPKQSIAELQKLAKYINQNNRSAVIFPEGTRSRNGEPKPFRTTGLKVMLKNAPSALIVPISINNSWKLLRYGKFPMGLGSQVTFEVHPPIENEGNAHELIAQIESTIVAGIKTNQ; from the coding sequence CTGGTCATTTTTCATCCTATCCAGTGGTTTTGTTTAAAAGTGTTGGGGTACGATGCGCACAAACAAAGTGTTTCCATCTTAAATTGGTTCATTATGCGGTGCACCAATGTTCTGGGAACACGGTACAGTTTCAAAAACGAACAGAACATTCCAACGGATAGGCCACTGATCATTGTGACCAACCACCAAAGCATGTACGACATTCCCCCGATCATTTGGTATATGCGAAAACATCATCCCAAGTTTGTGAGCAAAATAGAACTGGGCAAAGGGATTCCCAGTGTGTCCTACAATTTAAGGCATGGTGGTTCGGCCTTGATCGATAGAAAAGACCCTAAACAGTCCATTGCCGAGCTCCAAAAACTGGCAAAATATATTAATCAGAACAACCGTAGTGCCGTTATTTTCCCGGAAGGTACCCGAAGCAGGAACGGCGAGCCCAAACCATTCAGGACCACGGGGCTCAAAGTAATGTTGAAAAATGCGCCCTCGGCGCTGATCGTACCCATCAGCATCAATAACTCATGGAAATTGTTGCGATACGGAAAGTTTCCGATGGGACTGGGTTCCCAAGTCACGTTCGAGGTACATCCTCCCATAGAAAATGAAGGCAACGCGCATGAACTTATTGCCCAAATTGAAAGTACGATCGTGGCAGGTATCAAAACCAACCAATGA
- a CDS encoding HD domain-containing protein produces MKEAQLIQKTIDFVKAALQDAEGGHDWFHIERVFNTSNLLLMHEEGNPTVVQLAALLHDIADPKFHGGDESIGPKTAKSFLESLSVDEETIDHVVNIIKHMSFKNSFGKTGESFTSKELQIVQDADRLDAIGAIGIARAFNYGGFKNRELHNPDVPPNLNMGKEEYKNSNAPTINHFYEKLLLLKDKMNTATGKKLAEERHQFMMDYLDQFYKEWNGSE; encoded by the coding sequence ATGAAGGAAGCACAACTCATACAAAAAACCATCGATTTTGTTAAGGCAGCGCTCCAAGATGCCGAGGGCGGGCACGATTGGTTCCATATTGAACGTGTTTTCAATACATCCAATTTGCTGTTGATGCATGAAGAGGGAAATCCTACGGTCGTACAATTGGCCGCCCTGCTTCACGATATTGCCGATCCAAAATTCCATGGAGGAGACGAGAGCATTGGGCCAAAGACTGCAAAAAGTTTTCTGGAATCCCTTTCTGTTGATGAGGAGACCATTGATCATGTTGTGAACATCATCAAACATATGTCCTTTAAAAACAGCTTTGGCAAAACTGGAGAATCATTTACCTCAAAAGAACTTCAAATTGTACAGGATGCCGACCGACTGGACGCCATTGGCGCCATAGGCATTGCCAGGGCGTTCAACTACGGAGGTTTTAAGAACAGGGAACTGCACAATCCGGATGTTCCGCCCAACCTCAACATGGGCAAAGAGGAATACAAAAACTCCAATGCGCCCACCATCAATCATTTTTACGAAAAACTTTTATTGCTCAAGGATAAAATGAACACCGCTACTGGAAAAAAACTGGCCGAGGAACGCCATCAATTCATGATGGATTACCTTGATCAGTTTTATAAAGAATGGAATGGCAGTGAGTAA
- a CDS encoding CopD family protein translates to MLYPYIKSLHLIFVVTWFAGLFYIPRLFIYHIEALQKPSPDKEILSDQLKLMTKRLWYIITWPSAILCTLFAVWLLILMPEWLRQPWMHVKLGFVLLLFAYHFKCHQIFKQLQRDEVKYTSKFMRIWNEVATIILFAVVFLVVLKSAFNWIYGIVGMFALMVLLMLGIRWYKKVRDKNPNA, encoded by the coding sequence GTGCTGTATCCTTACATAAAATCGTTGCACCTCATATTTGTGGTGACCTGGTTCGCGGGTCTGTTCTACATTCCGAGGTTGTTCATCTATCATATCGAGGCATTGCAAAAACCATCGCCGGACAAGGAGATACTTTCCGATCAACTCAAGTTGATGACAAAACGATTGTGGTATATCATCACATGGCCGTCGGCGATCTTGTGTACGTTGTTTGCGGTATGGCTGTTGATTTTAATGCCGGAATGGTTACGGCAACCTTGGATGCACGTCAAGCTCGGTTTCGTGTTGCTGCTCTTTGCATATCATTTTAAATGCCATCAAATTTTTAAACAGCTACAGCGCGATGAGGTCAAATACACCTCAAAATTTATGCGAATTTGGAACGAAGTGGCGACCATTATTCTTTTTGCCGTTGTTTTTTTAGTGGTTCTAAAAAGCGCCTTTAATTGGATCTATGGCATTGTGGGGATGTTTGCTCTTATGGTATTGTTGATGCTCGGTATTCGATGGTACAAAAAAGTTCGGGACAAGAATCCTAATGCATAG
- a CDS encoding PA0069 family radical SAM protein, with amino-acid sequence MSSREFLKGRGAQKNTENRFLQHVFEMRDDFLEFCRLEGEEAENNKTQYIPIFPKTIVNKVDSPDVGMGYSMNPYQGCEHGCIYCYARNTHEYWGYSPGLDFERRILVKKSAPELLEAKIKHKNWKAHTIVLSGNTDCYQPAEQKFEITRKCLEVFLKYRHPVGIITKNALVLRDLDILKKLNEHRLIGVNISVTTLSEETRRKLEPRTASIQKRLKTIQVLSENQIPVNAMLAPMIPGINSHELLPLAKTVAEHGALSFGLTVVRLNGAIGQIFSDWIKKAMPDRAEKVLHQIQDCHGGTVNDSRFGTRTRGEGKIAEQIHEMAQIARKRYFKGKVFPPLNLELHEQYKDGQMRLF; translated from the coding sequence ATGTCATCCAGAGAATTTTTGAAGGGAAGGGGAGCTCAAAAAAATACCGAAAATCGGTTTTTGCAGCATGTATTCGAAATGCGGGACGATTTCTTGGAATTTTGCCGTTTGGAAGGAGAGGAAGCTGAAAATAACAAGACGCAGTACATACCCATCTTTCCAAAAACCATTGTGAACAAGGTAGATAGTCCGGATGTGGGCATGGGATACTCCATGAACCCCTACCAAGGATGCGAACACGGTTGCATTTATTGCTACGCCCGAAATACCCACGAATATTGGGGATATAGTCCGGGGCTGGATTTTGAACGGAGGATTTTGGTAAAGAAATCCGCGCCGGAACTATTGGAGGCCAAGATCAAACATAAAAATTGGAAAGCGCACACGATAGTGTTATCGGGCAACACCGATTGTTACCAACCGGCCGAGCAGAAGTTCGAGATCACGAGAAAATGTTTGGAGGTTTTTTTAAAATATCGCCATCCAGTCGGCATCATCACCAAAAATGCATTGGTGTTGCGGGATTTGGATATTTTGAAAAAACTCAACGAACACCGATTGATCGGAGTCAACATATCCGTAACTACCTTATCAGAAGAAACAAGGCGAAAACTTGAACCTAGAACCGCATCCATTCAAAAACGGCTGAAAACAATACAAGTACTATCCGAAAATCAAATCCCCGTTAACGCAATGTTGGCTCCCATGATTCCGGGAATAAATTCCCATGAACTGCTGCCCTTGGCAAAAACGGTGGCGGAACATGGTGCGCTCTCTTTTGGGTTGACGGTGGTACGCCTCAATGGTGCCATTGGACAGATTTTTTCGGACTGGATCAAAAAGGCAATGCCGGATAGGGCCGAGAAAGTACTGCACCAGATTCAGGATTGCCATGGTGGAACGGTTAACGATAGCAGATTTGGAACACGAACAAGGGGGGAAGGCAAGATTGCCGAGCAAATACACGAAATGGCCCAAATTGCAAGGAAACGATACTTTAAGGGCAAGGTTTTTCCACCCTTGAACTTAGAACTCCATGAGCAATACAAGGACGGGCAGATGAGATTGTTTTAG